A genomic region of Streptococcus suis contains the following coding sequences:
- the tilS gene encoding tRNA lysidine(34) synthetase TilS, whose protein sequence is MKDRFLKVTQDGHFFDKHKKVLVAVSGGVDSMNLFHLLYECKQVLGIELGIAHINHGQREESVIEEKYLKQLAEESNVPFYLSHFEGDFSEEAARKWRYGFFATIMEKEGYTALVTAHHADDQAETVFMRLIRGGRLRHLSAIQPTQPFATGELIRPLLSFKKADFDKLFHFEDCSNADFKYFRNRVRNDYLPKLKQENPKIELALNNLAVDTNNLFQALRDLTQDLSVTDVMSFQQQTPAVQSYLLEEYLEKFPDLQLSRPQFNEVLHILRSKANYYHLLKNDYMLEKDYHRFQIYKIGPETDSQPEKIMIKSEGIFSYGSYIFSLNHPLEEADSILYFPTENPIVVRRRQAGDTILINGVNKKLRRWFIDNKISQKVRQNALIIEQNGEIYGITNLVSSDLSKSVKNDIIKATLYIKMKE, encoded by the coding sequence ATGAAAGATAGATTTTTAAAAGTGACACAGGATGGTCACTTTTTTGATAAACATAAGAAAGTACTAGTAGCCGTATCCGGTGGGGTAGATTCTATGAACCTATTCCATCTTTTATACGAATGCAAACAAGTGTTAGGGATTGAACTTGGAATTGCCCATATTAATCATGGACAGAGGGAAGAATCTGTCATTGAGGAAAAATATCTTAAACAGTTAGCAGAAGAAAGTAATGTTCCCTTTTATCTGTCCCATTTTGAAGGTGATTTTTCAGAAGAAGCGGCACGAAAATGGCGTTATGGATTTTTTGCTACAATCATGGAGAAGGAAGGCTACACTGCACTAGTGACAGCACATCATGCAGATGATCAAGCAGAAACTGTCTTTATGCGATTGATTAGAGGAGGGCGTTTACGTCACTTATCAGCAATTCAACCGACTCAGCCTTTTGCAACAGGAGAACTTATTCGACCACTTTTATCTTTTAAAAAGGCAGATTTTGATAAGCTATTTCATTTTGAAGATTGCAGTAATGCAGATTTCAAATATTTTCGAAATAGAGTCAGAAATGACTATTTACCAAAGTTAAAACAGGAAAATCCTAAAATCGAACTTGCTCTCAATAATCTTGCAGTTGATACAAATAATCTATTTCAAGCGCTAAGAGATTTGACACAGGATTTATCCGTTACAGATGTGATGAGTTTTCAACAACAGACACCTGCGGTACAAAGTTATCTATTAGAGGAATATTTGGAAAAATTTCCTGATTTACAGCTCTCTCGTCCACAATTTAATGAAGTATTACACATCTTGCGTTCAAAAGCTAACTACTATCATTTATTGAAAAATGATTACATGTTAGAGAAGGATTATCATCGTTTTCAAATTTATAAAATAGGACCAGAGACGGATAGTCAACCAGAAAAAATCATGATAAAATCAGAGGGTATTTTTTCTTACGGTTCATATATTTTTTCTCTCAATCATCCTTTGGAAGAAGCGGATAGTATTTTATATTTTCCTACAGAAAATCCAATTGTAGTGAGGAGAAGGCAGGCTGGGGATACCATTTTAATAAACGGAGTAAATAAAAAACTGCGCCGTTGGTTTATTGATAATAAAATCTCACAGAAAGTTCGACAAAATGCGCTTATTATCGAGCAGAATGGAGAAATTTATGGAATTACGAATCTTGTTAGCAGTGATTTGAGTAAATCAGTAAAAAATGATATAATCAAAGCTACCTTATATATAAAAATGAAAGAGTAG
- the hpt gene encoding hypoxanthine phosphoribosyltransferase, translated as MLDKDIKKILVSEEEIVAKCKELGQILATDYADKNPILVGILKGSIPFMAELMKHIDAHVETDYMVVSSYHGGTESSGTVKIIKDLDNSVAGRHIIFVEDIIDTGRTLKELKELFALRQAASIKIATLLDKPEGRVVEIEPDYTCFTIPNEFVVGFGLDYDENYRNLPYVGVLKEEVYTK; from the coding sequence ATGTTGGACAAAGATATTAAGAAAATTCTTGTTTCAGAAGAAGAAATCGTTGCAAAATGCAAAGAACTCGGTCAAATTCTAGCAACAGACTATGCAGATAAGAATCCTATTCTTGTAGGAATTTTAAAAGGTTCTATCCCATTTATGGCAGAATTAATGAAACATATTGATGCCCATGTAGAAACGGATTATATGGTTGTTTCTAGCTACCATGGCGGAACGGAGAGTAGCGGTACCGTTAAGATTATCAAGGATTTGGACAATAGTGTTGCAGGTCGACATATCATCTTCGTAGAGGATATTATTGACACTGGTCGCACATTAAAAGAATTGAAAGAACTCTTTGCTTTGCGTCAGGCAGCTTCTATTAAAATTGCCACTCTTCTTGATAAACCAGAAGGTCGTGTTGTTGAAATCGAGCCAGACTACACTTGCTTTACTATTCCAAATGAATTTGTAGTTGGATTTGGCTTAGATTATGATGAAAATTATCGTAATCTTCCTTATGTTGGTGTACTCAAAGAGGAAGTTTACACAAAATAG
- the ftsH gene encoding ATP-dependent zinc metalloprotease FtsH has translation MNNQPNKGFIKNPFLIILVIATIVTAFQFFNAGQQVATQEISYSQVVTELKNNNVSEITYQPNSSVIEITGKYKTEQEAKDELASSIKLFQVSSKVKYKNFKSLILPSETNLSELQALANENGVKVTIKPESSNGLWLNIIFNLLPLVIVGVFFMMMMNQGGGGARGAMNFGRNKAKALEQSNIKVRFSDVAGAEEEKQELVEVVEFLKDPKRFTKLGARIPAGVLLEGPPGTGKTLLAKAVAGEAGVPFFSISGSDFVEMFVGVGASRVRSLFEDAKKAAPAIIFIDEIDAVGRQRGVGMGGGNDEREQTLNQLLIEMDGFEGNEGIIVIAATNRSDVLDPALLRPGRFDRKVLVGRPDVKGREAILKVHAKNKPLAADVDLKLVAQQTPGFVGADLENVLNEAALVAARRNKTVIDASDIDEAEDRVIAGPSKKDRQVSAKEREIVAYHEAGHTIVGLVLSNAREVHKVTIVPRGRAGGYMIALPKEDQMLLSKEDMKEQLAGLMGGRVAEEIIFNTQTTGASNDFEQATQMARAMVAEYGMSEKMGPMQYEGSHAMFGGQTTQKHISEQTAYELDNEVRDLLNEARNKAADIIQSNRDTHKLIAEALLKYETLDSVQIKSLYETGKMPENIEHDDEDVHPLSYEEVKEKINTKE, from the coding sequence ATGAACAATCAACCAAATAAAGGATTTATAAAAAATCCTTTTCTCATTATTCTCGTTATTGCCACTATTGTTACAGCCTTTCAATTTTTTAACGCTGGTCAGCAAGTAGCAACTCAAGAAATCAGTTATTCACAAGTAGTGACTGAATTGAAAAATAATAATGTATCTGAAATTACTTATCAACCAAATTCAAGTGTTATTGAAATTACTGGTAAGTACAAAACAGAACAGGAAGCTAAAGATGAGTTAGCTTCATCTATTAAGTTATTCCAAGTTTCTAGCAAAGTTAAGTATAAAAACTTTAAGTCACTAATTTTACCGTCAGAAACGAATTTGTCAGAGCTACAAGCTCTTGCAAATGAAAATGGAGTAAAGGTTACTATTAAACCTGAAAGTTCAAATGGACTTTGGTTAAATATCATCTTTAATTTGTTACCGCTTGTTATCGTTGGTGTATTCTTCATGATGATGATGAACCAGGGCGGTGGCGGAGCTCGAGGAGCAATGAACTTTGGACGAAACAAAGCAAAAGCTCTTGAGCAAAGTAATATCAAAGTTCGTTTCTCAGATGTCGCGGGTGCAGAGGAAGAAAAACAAGAATTAGTTGAAGTTGTTGAATTTTTGAAGGATCCAAAACGCTTTACTAAACTTGGAGCACGTATTCCAGCAGGTGTGCTACTAGAGGGTCCTCCAGGAACAGGTAAAACCTTGCTTGCCAAAGCAGTAGCGGGTGAAGCGGGTGTGCCATTCTTCTCCATTTCTGGTTCAGATTTTGTTGAAATGTTTGTTGGTGTCGGTGCCAGCCGTGTTCGTTCATTATTTGAAGATGCAAAAAAAGCAGCACCAGCCATTATTTTTATCGATGAAATCGATGCTGTCGGTCGCCAACGTGGTGTCGGCATGGGTGGCGGTAACGATGAACGTGAACAAACCCTCAACCAACTCTTAATTGAAATGGATGGTTTTGAAGGGAACGAAGGGATCATTGTCATTGCCGCAACCAACCGTAGTGATGTTTTAGATCCTGCCCTTCTTCGTCCAGGTCGTTTTGACCGTAAAGTATTGGTTGGTCGTCCGGATGTTAAAGGACGTGAAGCAATCCTTAAAGTTCATGCGAAGAATAAACCACTAGCAGCAGATGTAGATTTGAAATTAGTAGCACAACAAACACCAGGATTTGTTGGTGCAGATTTAGAGAATGTTCTTAACGAAGCAGCCCTTGTAGCAGCACGTCGAAACAAGACTGTCATTGATGCTTCAGATATTGACGAAGCAGAAGATCGTGTTATTGCAGGGCCATCTAAGAAAGACCGTCAAGTTTCAGCCAAAGAACGCGAAATCGTTGCCTACCATGAAGCAGGTCATACAATTGTTGGTCTCGTACTATCAAATGCACGTGAAGTTCACAAAGTAACAATTGTTCCCCGCGGTCGCGCAGGTGGATACATGATTGCCCTCCCTAAAGAAGATCAAATGCTTCTATCTAAAGAAGATATGAAGGAGCAATTGGCTGGTCTTATGGGTGGTCGTGTTGCAGAAGAAATTATTTTCAATACCCAAACAACCGGTGCCTCAAATGACTTTGAACAAGCTACACAGATGGCGCGTGCTATGGTTGCAGAATATGGTATGAGTGAAAAAATGGGACCAATGCAGTATGAAGGCAGTCATGCAATGTTTGGTGGACAAACAACTCAAAAACATATTTCTGAGCAAACTGCATATGAGTTAGATAATGAAGTAAGAGATTTGCTAAATGAGGCTCGAAATAAAGCTGCAGATATTATTCAATCAAACCGTGATACACACAAACTGATTGCAGAAGCACTTCTCAAATATGAAACTCTTGATAGTGTTCAAATTAAATCTCTGTATGAAACAGGCAAAATGCCAGAGAATATTGAACACGATGACGAAGATGTTCATCCCCTTTCTTATGAAGAAGTAAAAGAGAAAATTAATACGAAAGAGTAG
- a CDS encoding sigma-70 family RNA polymerase sigma factor, whose amino-acid sequence MEFEKVYASVKGIVNKARKEFYIKLWDRDDWEQEGMMTLFELLEDQPWLVDEQVQLYCYFKVKFRNRIKDRIRKQESQKRKFDRMPHEDIHELSHAIQSPGLINDELLMLRGALRDYRKNLSNDQLDKYEKLISGQCFNGRREMIRDLQIHLKDFR is encoded by the coding sequence ATGGAATTCGAAAAAGTGTACGCAAGCGTCAAAGGTATTGTAAACAAGGCTCGAAAAGAGTTTTACATTAAACTATGGGATCGAGATGATTGGGAACAAGAAGGAATGATGACCTTATTTGAATTGTTGGAAGATCAACCGTGGCTAGTTGATGAACAAGTTCAATTATATTGTTATTTCAAAGTCAAGTTCAGAAATCGAATCAAGGATCGTATCCGCAAACAGGAAAGTCAAAAACGCAAGTTTGACCGTATGCCACATGAAGATATTCACGAATTATCTCACGCAATACAATCACCGGGATTGATAAACGATGAACTATTAATGTTGAGAGGTGCCTTGAGAGATTATCGAAAAAATCTGAGCAATGATCAGCTTGATAAATACGAAAAATTAATTAGCGGACAATGTTTTAATGGTCGCCGTGAAATGATACGTGATCTACAAATTCATTTGAAAGACTTTCGCTAA
- the mreC gene encoding rod shape-determining protein MreC, protein MNKFSKLVVVVSIFLLLSFSLLFVTFSKGLQVPYLNNIISVVVKPIQSVISIPTRFFSEQKDVLTDLMNAYEENKQLKEAIMSLEGMAAENTSLKEENASLRSSLGVVSDFPEKQLIPGSVLVRTPSSWSEHISINIGETSGVTSNALVVANGGLVGIVSSLSSDSAVVTLFTNSDEFTKLPVKISVDSKEIYGILSGYDADTNSFIINQLNSVDEIAVGSNVVTSDLAGATPANVQIGKVLSVKSNSNSLNREVYVEPTASFSNIYSVLVVGQTNAQ, encoded by the coding sequence ATGAATAAATTTTCAAAATTAGTAGTAGTTGTTTCTATCTTTTTATTACTGTCATTTTCTCTTTTGTTTGTGACTTTCTCTAAGGGGTTACAGGTACCATATTTAAATAATATCATTAGTGTTGTTGTAAAGCCAATTCAATCGGTTATTTCAATACCTACTAGATTTTTTTCTGAGCAGAAAGATGTCTTGACAGATTTGATGAATGCTTACGAGGAAAATAAACAATTAAAGGAAGCTATTATGAGCCTTGAAGGGATGGCTGCTGAAAATACTAGCTTGAAAGAAGAGAATGCATCGCTTCGTAGCAGTTTAGGTGTGGTATCTGATTTTCCTGAAAAACAACTTATTCCAGGATCAGTTTTAGTGAGGACTCCTTCATCGTGGTCGGAGCATATTTCAATTAATATTGGTGAGACTAGTGGTGTGACATCTAATGCACTTGTGGTTGCTAATGGTGGATTAGTTGGTATCGTGAGTTCATTGAGTTCAGATTCGGCGGTTGTTACCTTATTTACGAATTCGGATGAATTCACGAAGTTGCCTGTGAAAATTTCTGTTGATTCTAAAGAAATTTATGGTATTTTATCAGGCTATGATGCAGATACAAATAGTTTTATCATTAATCAGTTGAACTCAGTTGATGAAATTGCAGTGGGCAGCAATGTTGTAACGAGTGATTTGGCTGGTGCGACTCCGGCAAATGTCCAAATTGGTAAAGTTTTATCGGTTAAATCAAATAGTAACAGTTTAAATAGAGAAGTATATGTTGAGCCGACAGCTAGTTTTTCAAACATTTATTCGGTTTTAGTGGTAGGTCAAACAAATGCGCAATAA
- the mreD gene encoding rod shape-determining protein MreD encodes MRNKMIEIFMFPILFFILLLDGQISTLATNWSVGLFTISSHLVLMLAIFYANYVSLGFSLFIFTLLGLVYDISYLNLIGIATTTLPLVLYCIYFFFQSAVSKRGINILILLVAIFQFEFISYSFARIFHITNLSVFIFVFNKLLPSLLFNLALFFVLQPLFERLFGITNKT; translated from the coding sequence ATGCGCAATAAAATGATAGAAATATTCATGTTTCCCATCTTGTTCTTTATTTTATTACTTGATGGACAGATTTCAACGTTGGCAACAAATTGGTCGGTTGGATTATTTACTATTTCAAGTCATTTGGTACTTATGTTAGCTATTTTTTATGCTAACTATGTGTCTCTTGGTTTTTCATTATTCATATTTACTTTGCTAGGTTTGGTATATGATATTAGTTATCTTAATCTGATTGGTATTGCTACTACAACCCTTCCTTTAGTTTTGTATTGCATCTATTTTTTCTTCCAAAGTGCAGTCAGCAAGCGAGGAATTAATATTTTGATTTTACTAGTAGCTATTTTTCAATTTGAATTTATTAGTTATTCATTTGCTCGTATTTTTCATATAACAAACTTGTCTGTGTTTATCTTTGTTTTTAATAAATTACTTCCAAGTTTACTATTCAATTTGGCCTTATTTTTCGTACTACAGCCGTTATTTGAGCGTTTATTTGGAATAACAAACAAGACATAG
- the pcsB gene encoding peptidoglycan hydrolase PcsB, giving the protein MKKKILATIMLSTVVLSNANYVAVISANDVDSQIAAKNQQISELTAQQAEAQQQVDAIQGQVDAIVSEQAKLTEENTRLEAESQTLAADIERLSADIVSRDGALKEQARSAQVDGSASSYINTILDSKSIVDAVSRVNAMREIVSANNRMLEQQKADKEAIVEKQKANQEAITTLAANRQKLEDDAQVLQVRQAELEAAKLNLAVQKATAEDEKNSLLEQKAAAEEAARQAAARQAEYQAQQAALAQQQVASVSAPVVSTPVETTVTETVAAPTQTVSQSTPTVSTPTTSTSSGSGSSAAANNARYDASSYPVGECTWGVKSQLSWVGPYWGDAKQWLASARAEGFSTGSTPQVGAIAVWTGGYYGHVAVVTAVQSSTSIQVVESNYMGRRYIGNHRGGYFNPTTTSEGAVYYIYPPY; this is encoded by the coding sequence ATGAAGAAAAAAATCTTGGCTACAATTATGTTAAGTACAGTCGTTCTATCTAATGCTAATTATGTGGCTGTGATTAGTGCGAATGATGTAGATAGTCAGATTGCAGCAAAAAATCAACAGATTAGTGAGTTGACAGCACAACAAGCTGAAGCTCAACAACAAGTTGATGCTATTCAAGGACAAGTTGATGCAATTGTTAGTGAACAGGCGAAATTAACAGAAGAAAATACTCGTTTGGAAGCAGAATCGCAGACATTGGCGGCAGATATTGAGCGTTTGTCAGCTGATATTGTGTCACGTGATGGTGCTTTAAAGGAGCAGGCGCGTAGTGCTCAAGTTGATGGCTCTGCTTCAAGCTATATTAATACAATTTTAGATTCAAAATCAATTGTTGATGCTGTTTCGCGTGTTAATGCAATGCGTGAGATTGTTTCAGCTAATAACCGTATGTTGGAACAACAAAAAGCTGATAAGGAAGCAATTGTTGAAAAACAAAAGGCAAACCAAGAGGCAATCACTACTTTGGCAGCTAATCGCCAAAAATTGGAAGATGATGCTCAAGTATTGCAAGTGCGTCAGGCTGAATTGGAAGCTGCTAAGTTAAATTTGGCTGTGCAGAAAGCTACTGCTGAAGATGAGAAAAATTCATTGTTGGAGCAAAAGGCAGCTGCAGAAGAAGCAGCTCGTCAAGCGGCAGCTCGTCAAGCGGAGTATCAAGCACAACAGGCAGCTCTAGCACAGCAACAAGTAGCTTCAGTATCAGCACCAGTCGTGTCAACGCCAGTAGAAACTACAGTGACTGAAACGGTTGCAGCTCCTACTCAAACAGTATCACAATCTACACCAACGGTAAGTACACCTACAACGTCTACATCATCAGGTTCAGGTAGTTCAGCGGCAGCAAATAATGCGCGTTATGATGCTTCATCTTACCCAGTTGGTGAGTGTACTTGGGGAGTTAAATCTCAACTTTCATGGGTTGGTCCTTACTGGGGAGATGCTAAACAGTGGTTAGCATCAGCACGTGCTGAAGGTTTTAGTACAGGTTCTACTCCACAAGTAGGTGCGATTGCTGTTTGGACAGGTGGTTATTATGGGCACGTAGCGGTTGTTACGGCTGTTCAATCTTCAACAAGTATCCAAGTTGTTGAATCAAACTACATGGGTCGTCGTTATATTGGTAACCATCGTGGTGGTTATTTCAACCCAACAACGACTTCTGAGGGAGCAGTTTACTACATTTACCCTCCATATTAA
- a CDS encoding ribose-phosphate diphosphokinase translates to MAFTDLKLFALSSNQKLAEQVSKKIGIPLGKSSVRQFSDGEIQVNIEESIRGTHVYILQSTSSPVNDNLMEILIMVDALKRASAESVNVVMPYYGYARQDRKARAREPITSKLVANMLQTAGVNRLLTIDLHAAQIQGFFDIPVDHLMGAPLIADYFERRGMVGDGYVVVSPDHGGVTRARKLAQFLKTPIAIIDKRRSVDKMNTSEVMNIIGDIKDKTCILIDDMIDTAGTICHAADALADAGATAVYASCTHPVLSGPAMDNISKSAIKKLVVLDTIEIAEDRLIDKIEHISTAELLAEAIIRIHEKRPLSPLFEASRVK, encoded by the coding sequence ATGGCGTTTACTGACTTAAAATTGTTCGCTCTTTCGTCAAATCAGAAGTTAGCTGAACAGGTGTCGAAAAAAATAGGAATTCCTCTTGGAAAATCAAGTGTTCGTCAATTTTCAGATGGTGAAATTCAGGTAAATATTGAGGAATCCATTCGTGGAACTCATGTGTACATTCTTCAATCCACTAGCTCACCAGTTAATGATAATTTAATGGAAATTTTGATTATGGTTGATGCTCTTAAACGTGCATCTGCTGAATCAGTAAACGTAGTAATGCCTTATTATGGTTATGCACGCCAAGATCGGAAGGCTCGTGCACGGGAACCAATTACATCAAAATTGGTAGCTAATATGTTGCAGACAGCGGGTGTCAATCGTTTGTTGACAATTGATTTACATGCTGCGCAGATTCAGGGATTCTTCGATATTCCTGTTGATCATTTGATGGGTGCTCCATTGATTGCGGATTATTTTGAGCGTCGTGGTATGGTAGGTGATGGCTATGTTGTTGTATCACCTGACCATGGTGGTGTGACACGTGCCCGTAAGTTAGCACAGTTCTTGAAGACACCGATTGCTATTATTGATAAACGTCGTAGTGTTGATAAGATGAATACATCAGAAGTGATGAACATTATTGGAGATATTAAGGATAAAACTTGTATCTTGATTGATGATATGATTGATACTGCGGGTACCATCTGTCATGCAGCGGATGCTTTGGCAGATGCAGGGGCAACAGCTGTTTATGCTTCATGTACGCATCCAGTATTGTCAGGGCCTGCTATGGATAACATTAGTAAGTCAGCAATTAAGAAATTGGTTGTTCTTGATACAATTGAAATTGCAGAAGATCGCTTAATCGATAAAATCGAACATATTTCAACGGCAGAATTATTAGCGGAAGCGATTATTCGTATTCATGAAAAACGTCCCTTGTCACCTTTGTTTGAGGCAAGTCGTGTTAAATAG
- a CDS encoding pyridoxal phosphate-dependent aminotransferase: MDLLNRFNKNLNRIEVSMIRQFDQSISDVPGILKLTLGEPDFTTPDHVKEAAKAAIDANQSYYTGMAGLLELRQAAAEFVAEKYNLHYNPENEILSTIGATEALSASLVAILEAGDTVLLPAPAYPGYEPIVNMVGADIVEIDTTANDFVLTPEMLEEAIIEQGDKLKAVILNYPANPTGVTYSREQIQAFADVLRKYPVFVLSDEVYAELTYTGQPHTSIAEFLPEQTILIQGLSKSHAMTGWRIGLIMSQAPIIAQIIKSHQYLVTAASTAMQYGAVEALKNGKDDALPMRAEYIKRRDYIIEKMTDLGFKIIKPDGAFYIFAKIPAGYNQDSFSFLQDFARKKAVALIPGAAFGQYGEGYVRISYAASMEKIQTAMVRLKEYLEENGTN; encoded by the coding sequence ATGGATTTATTAAATCGTTTTAATAAGAATTTGAATCGGATTGAGGTTTCGATGATTCGTCAGTTTGATCAGTCTATTTCGGATGTTCCAGGGATTTTGAAACTGACCTTGGGAGAGCCTGATTTTACAACGCCTGATCATGTTAAAGAAGCGGCTAAGGCTGCAATCGATGCTAACCAGAGCTATTATACTGGTATGGCTGGTCTTTTGGAGTTGCGCCAAGCAGCAGCTGAGTTTGTGGCTGAAAAATATAATTTACACTATAATCCAGAAAATGAAATCCTCTCTACAATCGGTGCGACAGAAGCTCTATCAGCGAGTTTAGTTGCTATTTTAGAAGCTGGGGATACGGTACTTCTACCTGCCCCTGCCTATCCTGGTTATGAGCCGATTGTCAATATGGTGGGAGCAGACATTGTTGAAATCGATACGACGGCAAATGATTTTGTGTTGACACCTGAGATGTTGGAAGAGGCGATTATTGAGCAGGGGGATAAGCTAAAAGCTGTCATTCTCAACTATCCTGCCAATCCAACGGGAGTGACCTACTCACGTGAGCAGATTCAGGCCTTTGCGGATGTCTTGCGTAAGTATCCTGTCTTTGTTCTATCAGATGAGGTCTATGCGGAGTTGACTTATACTGGCCAGCCCCATACTTCGATTGCGGAGTTTTTGCCAGAACAGACCATTTTGATTCAGGGATTGTCCAAGTCCCATGCCATGACAGGTTGGCGGATTGGCTTGATTATGAGTCAGGCTCCCATCATCGCTCAAATCATCAAGAGCCACCAATATCTCGTGACTGCAGCGTCAACTGCTATGCAGTATGGTGCGGTTGAGGCCTTGAAAAATGGTAAGGATGATGCTCTGCCAATGCGGGCGGAGTATATCAAGCGTAGGGATTACATCATCGAGAAGATGACGGACTTGGGCTTTAAAATTATCAAGCCTGATGGAGCTTTTTACATCTTTGCAAAAATCCCTGCGGGTTACAATCAAGATTCCTTTAGCTTCTTGCAAGACTTTGCGAGAAAGAAAGCGGTGGCCTTAATTCCGGGTGCGGCCTTCGGTCAGTATGGAGAAGGCTATGTGCGAATTTCCTATGCAGCAAGTATGGAGAAAATTCAAACAGCTATGGTTCGTTTGAAGGAATATCTGGAAGAAAATGGAACGAATTGA
- the recO gene encoding DNA repair protein RecO encodes MERIETRGLVLYNRNFREDDKLVKIFTEKAGKRMFFVKHASKSKLVASIQPLTYADFIVKINDDGLSYIEDFHQVQPFKNINGDIFKLSYATYILALADAALQDKVYDPALFAFLVKTLDLMESGLDYEILTNIFEIQLLGRFGISLNFHECAFCHRVGLPFDYSYKYSGVLCPQHYQQDERRAYLDPNVPYLLDQFQAISFDELETISIKPEMKRKLRLFIDQLYEEYVGIHLKSKKFIDDLSSWGQIMKPRTENEETE; translated from the coding sequence ATGGAACGAATTGAAACTAGGGGATTAGTCCTTTACAATCGGAATTTTCGAGAAGATGACAAGCTGGTCAAGATTTTTACAGAGAAGGCTGGCAAGCGAATGTTTTTTGTGAAACATGCCTCTAAGTCCAAGCTGGTAGCTTCTATCCAGCCTTTGACCTATGCGGATTTTATCGTTAAAATCAATGATGATGGTCTGTCTTATATCGAAGATTTTCATCAGGTACAGCCATTTAAGAATATTAACGGCGATATTTTCAAGCTTAGCTATGCTACCTATATCTTGGCCTTGGCAGATGCGGCCTTGCAGGATAAGGTTTATGACCCAGCCCTCTTTGCATTTTTGGTCAAGACCTTAGATTTGATGGAGTCGGGTTTGGACTATGAAATTTTGACCAATATCTTTGAAATTCAACTCTTGGGACGATTTGGGATCAGTCTGAATTTTCACGAGTGTGCTTTTTGTCATCGGGTTGGCTTGCCTTTCGACTATTCCTACAAGTACAGCGGTGTCTTGTGTCCGCAACACTATCAACAAGATGAGCGACGGGCTTATCTGGATCCCAATGTTCCCTATCTACTTGATCAATTTCAGGCTATTTCCTTTGATGAGCTGGAAACCATTTCCATCAAGCCTGAGATGAAGCGAAAATTACGGCTTTTTATTGACCAGCTGTACGAGGAATATGTGGGGATTCACTTGAAATCCAAGAAATTTATAGATGATTTGTCTTCTTGGGGGCAGATTATGAAACCAAGAACAGAAAATGAGGAAACAGAATGA